A region from the Actinoplanes sp. OR16 genome encodes:
- a CDS encoding D-arabinono-1,4-lactone oxidase, producing MTTPVNARRWTNWGRNQESVAEVLTPGSIDEVAASVNQAAANGRRVKVVGSGHSFTAIAVAEDQRMTVHRLNELVSIDGPLVTVQAGMKLSALNALLAANGLALPNLGDIDAQTVAGAISTGTHGTGAGHSTLASCVEGVTLVTAAGKVERFTVDSPEFPAVRLGLGALGILVEVTLRCVPTFVLEADERPMALADVLAGMTDWIPAYDHVEFFWHPYTDRALLKRNRIVDANDRPLSKFRGWLDDDFLSNTVWEQVCRLGRRAPKTVPALNGFAARALSARTYTGRSDQVFCSARRVKFTEMEYEIPRAALPEVLEALPRIYDVLPFKVQFPVEVRFTGPDDIWLSHGYGRESAYVAVHQFIGAEYEPYFRAVESICEPLGGRPHWGKLHYRTADDLRPAYPKFDDFTAVRNSMDPGRVFTNEYLDRVLGS from the coding sequence ATGACTACACCCGTTAACGCGCGGCGCTGGACCAACTGGGGACGCAACCAGGAGTCCGTCGCGGAGGTTCTGACCCCTGGCAGTATCGACGAGGTCGCCGCCTCAGTGAACCAGGCAGCGGCAAACGGCCGGCGGGTGAAGGTGGTCGGCAGCGGGCACTCGTTCACCGCCATCGCGGTCGCCGAGGACCAGCGGATGACAGTGCACCGGCTCAACGAGCTCGTCTCGATCGACGGTCCGCTCGTCACGGTGCAGGCCGGCATGAAGCTCTCGGCCCTCAACGCGCTGCTCGCCGCGAATGGGCTGGCCCTGCCGAACCTCGGCGACATCGACGCCCAGACCGTCGCCGGCGCGATCTCCACCGGTACGCACGGCACCGGCGCCGGACACTCCACTCTGGCGTCCTGCGTGGAGGGCGTGACGCTGGTGACCGCGGCCGGGAAGGTCGAGCGGTTCACCGTCGACTCACCGGAGTTCCCCGCGGTCCGGCTCGGTCTCGGCGCGCTCGGCATCCTGGTCGAGGTGACGCTGCGCTGCGTGCCGACGTTCGTGCTGGAGGCCGACGAGCGTCCGATGGCGCTGGCCGACGTGCTCGCCGGGATGACGGACTGGATCCCGGCGTACGACCACGTCGAGTTCTTCTGGCACCCGTACACCGACCGGGCGCTGCTCAAGCGCAACCGGATCGTGGACGCGAACGACAGGCCGCTGTCGAAGTTCCGCGGCTGGCTCGACGACGACTTCCTCTCCAACACGGTCTGGGAGCAGGTCTGCAGGCTGGGCCGGCGGGCGCCGAAGACGGTCCCGGCGCTGAACGGGTTCGCGGCCCGGGCGCTGAGCGCGCGGACCTACACCGGCCGTTCCGACCAGGTCTTCTGCTCGGCCCGGCGGGTCAAGTTCACCGAGATGGAGTACGAGATCCCGCGCGCCGCCCTCCCCGAGGTGCTGGAAGCCCTGCCACGGATCTACGACGTCCTGCCGTTCAAGGTGCAGTTCCCGGTCGAGGTGCGGTTCACCGGGCCGGATGACATCTGGCTCTCGCACGGGTACGGCCGGGAGTCCGCCTATGTGGCGGTGCACCAGTTCATCGGCGCCGAGTACGAGCCGTACTTCCGGGCCGTCGAGTCGATCTGTGAGCCGCTCGGCGGCCGGCCGCACTGGGGGAAGCTGCACTACCGGACCGCCGATGATCTGCGGCCCGCGTACCCGAAGTTCGACGACTTCACAGCGGTCCGCAACAGCATGGACCCGGGCCGGGTATTCACCAACGAATACCTGGACCGGGTCCTGGGCAGCTAG